Proteins encoded in a region of the Pseudomonadota bacterium genome:
- a CDS encoding 2-oxoacid:acceptor oxidoreductase subunit alpha, with translation MKADPAVVATGMHFIDGNEACAEGALAAGCRFVAGYPITPSTEVVEHLAKRFPRVGGMFIQMEDEIASSICFQGAVWAGMKAMTVTSGPGLSLMMEHVGLAAMTECPSVFVDVQRAGPSTGLPTLPAQQDVMQVRWGSHGDYEVIALSPSSPQECFDHAVTCFNLAEKFRCPVFFMMDETVGHMLGKVKIPPADQIEVAERRLTTRKPGEYRPYEIYGGDQPEMVRAGMGHRIHTTGLTHDERGYPAMNAAAQDKLIRRLCSKVLDHVEELTIHEATNVEGSDVTIVAYGITARVAAYAVDLARRQGVKAGLVKLVTLWPFNDRLMRDIAASTKNIIVAEMNLGQMVHEVERAVAGKVPVHLVGQAGGAIVEPEAIVAKIQEVLR, from the coding sequence ATGAAAGCCGATCCAGCGGTCGTCGCGACGGGAATGCACTTCATAGACGGCAACGAGGCGTGCGCCGAGGGAGCGCTGGCCGCCGGCTGCCGCTTCGTCGCGGGCTACCCCATCACCCCGTCGACCGAGGTCGTCGAGCACCTCGCGAAGCGGTTCCCCAGGGTGGGCGGGATGTTCATCCAGATGGAGGACGAGATCGCGTCCTCCATCTGCTTCCAGGGCGCGGTGTGGGCCGGGATGAAGGCGATGACCGTGACCTCCGGGCCGGGCCTGTCGCTCATGATGGAGCACGTCGGCCTGGCCGCCATGACCGAGTGCCCGTCGGTGTTCGTGGACGTGCAGCGCGCCGGGCCGTCGACCGGCCTGCCGACGCTGCCGGCGCAGCAGGACGTCATGCAGGTGCGCTGGGGATCGCACGGTGACTACGAGGTGATCGCGCTGTCCCCGAGCTCCCCGCAGGAGTGCTTCGACCACGCCGTGACCTGCTTCAACCTGGCCGAGAAGTTCAGGTGCCCGGTGTTCTTCATGATGGACGAGACCGTTGGGCACATGCTCGGGAAGGTGAAGATCCCGCCGGCGGACCAGATCGAGGTCGCCGAGCGCAGGCTCACGACGCGCAAGCCCGGCGAGTACAGGCCGTACGAGATCTACGGCGGCGATCAGCCCGAGATGGTGCGCGCCGGCATGGGGCACAGGATCCACACGACGGGGCTCACGCACGACGAGCGCGGCTACCCGGCGATGAACGCGGCGGCCCAGGACAAGCTGATCCGGCGCCTGTGCTCGAAGGTGCTCGACCACGTCGAGGAGCTGACGATCCACGAGGCGACGAACGTCGAGGGCTCGGACGTGACGATCGTCGCGTACGGGATCACGGCGCGCGTCGCCGCGTACGCCGTGGATCTCGCCCGGCGGCAGGGGGTCAAGGCCGGGCTCGTCAAGCTCGTGACGCTCTGGCCGTTCAACGACCGGCTCATGCGCGACATCGCGGCGAGCACAAAGAACATCATCGTCGCCGAGATGAACCTCGGCCAGATGGTCCACGAGGTGGAGCGCGCGGTCGCGGGCAAGGTGCCGGTGCACCTCGTCGGGCAGGCGGGCGGCGCCATCGTAGAGCCGGAGGCGATCGTCGCGAAGATCCAGGAGGTGCTGCGATGA
- a CDS encoding 2-oxoacid:acceptor oxidoreductase family protein, which produces MSKHDIRICGLGGQGVIMAGMIIGKAASIFEDRFATLVQSFGPEARGSECSAQVMVADEEIAFPYVRRSDIFVAMSQSAYDKFVEEMKEGAMLVHEGELVKPDARLPKGVKAFGIPATRIADEEFKRRIVFNMIMTGFIAGATKVVGMDAMRKAVIDSVPQGTETLNLKAFDRGYQYAVENYG; this is translated from the coding sequence ATGAGCAAGCACGACATCCGGATCTGTGGGCTCGGCGGGCAGGGCGTGATCATGGCCGGCATGATCATCGGCAAGGCCGCGTCGATCTTCGAGGACCGCTTCGCCACGCTCGTCCAGTCGTTCGGCCCGGAGGCGCGCGGCAGCGAGTGCTCCGCGCAGGTGATGGTCGCGGACGAAGAGATCGCCTTCCCGTACGTCCGGCGCTCGGACATCTTCGTCGCGATGAGCCAGTCCGCGTACGACAAGTTCGTCGAGGAGATGAAGGAGGGCGCGATGCTCGTCCACGAGGGCGAGCTCGTGAAGCCCGACGCGCGGCTCCCCAAGGGCGTCAAGGCGTTCGGGATCCCCGCCACGCGCATCGCGGACGAGGAGTTCAAGCGCCGCATCGTGTTCAACATGATCATGACGGGCTTCATCGCCGGCGCGACGAAGGTCGTCGGCATGGACGCGATGCGCAAGGCCGTGATCGACTCGGTGCCCCAGGGCACGGAGACGCTCAACCTCAAGGCCTTCGACCGGGGGTACCAGTACGCCGTGGAGAACTACGGCTGA
- a CDS encoding 4Fe-4S binding protein → MATATDSEGSEKGPKGKVILTEARCKGCSYCIEFCPTHALALGTRLNYKGYRLPELAHPEKCNGCDLCGLYCPDFAIFGVRLGREKKGE, encoded by the coding sequence ATGGCGACTGCGACCGATTCCGAAGGCTCAGAGAAGGGGCCGAAGGGCAAGGTGATCCTCACGGAGGCCCGCTGCAAGGGCTGCTCCTACTGCATCGAGTTCTGTCCGACGCACGCGCTGGCGCTCGGGACGCGCCTGAACTACAAGGGCTACCGCCTGCCGGAGCTCGCCCACCCCGAGAAGTGCAACGGCTGCGATCTCTGCGGGCTCTACTGCCCGGACTTCGCGATCTTCGGCGTCCGCCTCGGCCGCGAGAAGAAGGGAGAGTGA
- a CDS encoding 2-oxoacid:ferredoxin oxidoreductase subunit beta, whose translation MSEAYVNPVEKLLRTERIPHIWCPGCGIGTSVNCFARAIEKTGIDYEHLHVVSGIGCTGRVAGYVNVDSFHTTHGRAIPFATGLSLSRPTSKVVVYSGDGDLTAIGGNHFIHAARRNVDMTVICVNNLTYGMTGGQVTPTTPQTAIASTMPYGNYEAAFNLPNLADACGANFVARWTVFHVRQLVRTMTKALAMKGFTFIEVLAPCPTLYQRRNRLGDGVETLKYYKEKSIIQNGANTAGVGLCFQSEIVVGEFVERQRPSLREEYDARMKAVLKDAYVPYEGTK comes from the coding sequence ATGAGCGAGGCGTACGTCAACCCGGTCGAGAAGCTCCTCCGCACCGAGCGGATCCCGCACATCTGGTGCCCGGGGTGCGGCATCGGCACGTCGGTCAACTGCTTCGCCCGCGCCATCGAGAAGACGGGCATCGACTACGAGCACCTCCACGTCGTGTCGGGCATCGGCTGCACGGGCCGCGTCGCGGGTTACGTGAACGTCGACTCGTTCCACACGACGCACGGCCGGGCGATCCCGTTCGCCACCGGCCTGTCGCTGTCGCGGCCCACCTCGAAGGTCGTCGTGTACTCGGGCGACGGCGACCTGACCGCCATCGGCGGCAACCACTTCATCCACGCGGCGCGGCGCAACGTCGACATGACGGTGATCTGCGTGAACAACCTCACGTACGGCATGACCGGCGGCCAGGTCACGCCGACCACACCGCAGACCGCCATCGCGAGCACGATGCCGTACGGCAACTACGAGGCGGCCTTCAACCTCCCGAACCTCGCGGACGCCTGCGGCGCCAACTTCGTCGCGCGCTGGACGGTGTTCCACGTGCGCCAGCTCGTGCGCACCATGACCAAGGCGTTGGCGATGAAGGGGTTCACCTTCATCGAGGTGCTCGCGCCGTGCCCGACGCTCTACCAGCGCCGCAACCGGCTCGGCGACGGGGTGGAGACGCTCAAGTACTACAAGGAGAAGTCGATCATCCAGAACGGCGCCAACACGGCCGGCGTCGGCTTGTGCTTCCAGAGCGAGATCGTCGTCGGCGAGTTCGTCGAGCGCCAGCGGCCGTCGCTCCGGGAGGAGTACGACGCGAGGATGAAGGCGGTCCTCAAGGACGCCTACGTACCGTACGAGGGAACCAAATGA
- a CDS encoding fumarate hydratase — MQDRFLELIRRAACELPSDVLAAIRRGRDAERKESLGRSALDDVLKNCALAAATSRPICQDTGMNNWYVFHPRTVSQLEIERAILGATRRATKLGYLRPNAVDPLTGMNSGDNTGRGAPVVHCHEWKLRGVAADLLLKGGGSENVSAQLSLPNAEIKAGRDLEGVRRAVIEAVFQAQGKGCGPGIIGVGVGGDRASSLAEAKEQLFRLLGDANPEPELAALEARLLEDCNRLGIGPMGFGGRTTVLGVKIGTRHRLPASFFVSIAYMCWACRRASVVVNGDRAVYSQVSQIAKRYRLPANASRRAKER, encoded by the coding sequence ATGCAGGACAGATTCCTCGAGCTGATTCGAAGGGCCGCGTGCGAGCTCCCATCGGACGTGCTCGCCGCCATCCGCCGCGGCCGCGACGCGGAGCGGAAGGAGAGCCTGGGCCGATCCGCGCTCGACGACGTGCTGAAGAACTGCGCGCTCGCCGCCGCGACGTCCCGCCCGATCTGCCAGGATACCGGGATGAACAACTGGTACGTGTTCCACCCGCGCACGGTGAGCCAGCTCGAGATCGAGCGCGCGATCCTGGGCGCGACCCGCCGCGCGACGAAGCTCGGCTACCTGCGGCCGAACGCGGTCGACCCGCTCACCGGGATGAACTCCGGCGACAACACCGGCCGCGGCGCGCCGGTCGTCCACTGCCACGAGTGGAAGCTCAGGGGCGTGGCGGCCGATCTGCTGCTCAAGGGCGGCGGCAGCGAGAACGTCTCGGCGCAGCTGTCGCTCCCGAACGCCGAGATCAAGGCCGGGCGCGATCTCGAGGGCGTCCGCCGCGCCGTGATCGAGGCGGTCTTCCAGGCGCAGGGCAAGGGCTGCGGCCCGGGGATCATCGGCGTGGGCGTGGGCGGCGATCGGGCGAGCAGCCTCGCCGAGGCCAAGGAGCAACTCTTCCGGCTGCTCGGCGACGCGAACCCGGAGCCCGAGCTCGCCGCGCTCGAGGCGCGCCTGCTCGAGGACTGCAACCGGCTCGGCATCGGACCCATGGGGTTCGGCGGCCGGACGACGGTGCTCGGCGTGAAGATCGGCACGCGGCACAGGCTGCCGGCCTCGTTCTTCGTGTCGATCGCCTACATGTGCTGGGCGTGCCGACGCGCCAGCGTCGTCGTCAACGGCGATCGCGCCGTCTACTCGCAGGTCTCGCAGATCGCGAAGAGGTACCGGCTGCCGGCGAACGCCTCCCGGCGGGCGAAGGAGAGGTAG